DNA sequence from the Paramormyrops kingsleyae isolate MSU_618 chromosome 14, PKINGS_0.4, whole genome shotgun sequence genome:
ttttggtCTAAGCAGTCGGTCCCGCTGAACTGGGGATGGACCCCATTCAGGCTCAGTGGCCTGAGGTTCATGGGGGACGATGGTGGGCCGTTTGGCGGGCCGTTCTGAGCTCTCATCCCCACACTGACGCTGTTTTTATGTTCTCAAAGCCCTCTGAGGTCAGGCCTCTGAATGCGTTGTAAATCTCAGTTCCCCCACGGGCGGCCGGGGCTGTGAGACCGCGcgcttgcgtgtgtgtgtgtgtgtgtgagaatgtgtgtgtgtgtgagaatgtgtgtgtgtgtgtgtgtgtgtgtgtgtgtgtgtgtgtgctgtgcccCCTCCCGGCTTTCTGCACGCACAGAGGGGTAGTTCCACTTATAGCCACTCTGTCAATAGGCAAATTGTCTGCCTGCGATGGAGAGGGGGACGTGCTTCCCCTTCAGGCCTCTCTTTTGCCAAATATctcatgtccccctcccccccccttcccccaaggTCTCACTCCTCCTATCCTCTGTTTCCCACTGTCTccctccccagacatccagaAAAAGCAGCCGGACGAGGACTGCACCCCAGAGCCCGCCCCTGGGACTGgcggcagccaatcagcagtGTTCTGTAGCGAGACGAGCAGCAGCAGTAGCCAATCCCTGACGTCGGTGCCCTCCAGCTCTGAGGAGCCGTCGCCTGAAGCCTTGGGCCTGGCGCCCCCTCCTGCTCAGGAGGGTGAGTACGCCAGCGTGCCGTCCATCATACTCAGACCCCTCTGGAGGCCGCCAGCCGTTTGTTCAGACGGTCTGATTAGAGTAACGAGCTGAAATCCAAGCCCCTAATTAGCCGAATCAGGTGTGTCGATACTGAAATATAATAAGCGTCTGGAATGGCCTTCTgttctcggggggggggggggggtgagagggggCACTCAGCTGTTCCGTTTACCCGTCTAACAGCATCTCATCGCCGGCAGACACACACCAACCCCGTGATGGCGAGAGCAGCTCTGGCTCCTTGCTTCAGAGCTAGAGATCATTGAGAAACATAGTCAGGTCCTTACAGATGTTCATATCGCAGCCCTTTTCATAATGGCTCCGCCCACAGCCAGCTGCCTGCTGTTTCTTATCCCTCCCGTTACCTACAGGTAACTTCTGCCCTGGCTGTGATTTAACGGCGGGTCGCAGGGGGGTCATGCTCAGTGGCCGTAGTCACGCAGCCCATTATGGCCCTAGCTTCCTCTCTCGTGCTTCAGGGCTTTAATGACCCGCGAGAAAAAAATTGTCACTTTTCTGCTGCCCCTGCGCTCTCCTCACGGTGTCCCTCTCCTCCTTGCAGGGATCTCCAGTACAGACACAGCCTGCGGCACGCTATCCACGCCCACGAAACGGACCTTTGACTCTGGTACGTTGCTGCGGCTCTCAGCCACGTGCTGGATCTGTGATGAGTGAGGTCTGTCCATGGGGTGGCCGCTGTAGCCATTAATATGGAGGAGATTTGAATTATTGTTTTCCAGTTTGCGGTTATGAGAATAATAGGCATTACCGGGACAGTCAGCCGGTCCCTCTGCGTCTGTATGTAAGAGTGAATCCAAACCGGGTTGATATTGTCACCGCCAGGCcgcagtcacatgatcagccAGGCCAGGGCTTCTAGATCTTTCTCGATGGACCTGCGGCATGTCCTGACAAACGTTTAGACTGACCGAGGTCCGTCCCTCCCACAGCCTCGGGGTCGGAGAGCGAGGCATCGCCGCAGAAGCGGACACGGCCCGACGACGAGGAACCGCGAGCCGAACCCAAGCAGAAGAGCCGGCGGCGCTGCCACCGCTGTCAGAGCAAGCTGGAGCTCGTGCAGCAGGAGTTGGGCTCCTGTCGCTGCGGTCAGTCTCAAGGAGAGCCGCTCGCTTTAGCCCAAACTCCAAAGTCTGTCACCCGAGTGGCTCTTCTGGAAGGTTCTGTGACTGCCCTCTTCCCACCCCCCGCAGGTCACGTGTTCTGCATGCTGCACCGTCTGCCTGAGCAGCATGACTGCCTGTTCGACCACCTGGGCCGTGGTCGGCAGGAGGCCGTGCTCAAGATGGTCAAGTTGGACCGCAAGGTGGGCCGGTCGTGTCAGCGCATCGGAGAGGAGTGTTCCTGAACGGCGACAGTCTtttcccccaccccaccccccacgctttccccaagccccacccccttccacagacagacagatgacaTCGTGGGGGCCTTTCCCCCTCCACCTCAGACTGTCCCCCACTGCACATCGCATCTCCCGCCAGGCACTGCTTTGACGTGGTACAGCGGCCTGCGCCCCtcccctgacctttgacctctgccCACTCAGCCCTCGCCTGTCAGCCTTAACTTCTCCCCATTTTTTCAGTATGAGGTCAGGGGTGGGGTTGAGGCTGGCTGCCCTGAGCTTGTGGGAAGGTGGCTGGGGAGTGGACTGCTAGTCCTCGCCTCCTCCAATCCCCACCCCTCTTCCCAGGCttagccccgcccccctgcaTGTCACATAGGCCACCTCAGGTCCCTGACTAGCAGTCTTACCCAGTCTGGTCATGCAGGGTCACCTGGACGATCGCCTGCTTGTCTCAGGTCTGGATTGGACCTGGAGAGCAGCC
Encoded proteins:
- the zfand3 gene encoding AN1-type zinc finger protein 3 isoform X1 — protein: MGDTGSERSKPPSIPPRCPCGFWGSSKTMNLCSKCFADIQKKQPDEDCTPEPAPGTGGSQSAVFCSETSSSSSQSLTSVPSSSEEPSPEALGLAPPPAQEGISSTDTACGTLSTPTKRTFDSASGSESEASPQKRTRPDDEEPRAEPKQKSRRRCHRCQSKLELVQQELGSCRCGHVFCMLHRLPEQHDCLFDHLGRGRQEAVLKMVKLDRKVGRSCQRIGEECS
- the zfand3 gene encoding AN1-type zinc finger protein 3 isoform X3 codes for the protein MSSKTMNLCSKCFADIQKKQPDEDCTPEPAPGTGGSQSAVFCSETSSSSSQSLTSVPSSSEEPSPEALGLAPPPAQEGISSTDTACGTLSTPTKRTFDSASGSESEASPQKRTRPDDEEPRAEPKQKSRRRCHRCQSKLELVQQELGSCRCGHVFCMLHRLPEQHDCLFDHLGRGRQEAVLKMVKLDRKVGRSCQRIGEECS
- the zfand3 gene encoding AN1-type zinc finger protein 3 isoform X2, giving the protein MRGAVRMSSKTMNLCSKCFADIQKKQPDEDCTPEPAPGTGGSQSAVFCSETSSSSSQSLTSVPSSSEEPSPEALGLAPPPAQEGISSTDTACGTLSTPTKRTFDSASGSESEASPQKRTRPDDEEPRAEPKQKSRRRCHRCQSKLELVQQELGSCRCGHVFCMLHRLPEQHDCLFDHLGRGRQEAVLKMVKLDRKVGRSCQRIGEECS
- the zfand3 gene encoding AN1-type zinc finger protein 3 isoform X4, which gives rise to MNLCSKCFADIQKKQPDEDCTPEPAPGTGGSQSAVFCSETSSSSSQSLTSVPSSSEEPSPEALGLAPPPAQEGISSTDTACGTLSTPTKRTFDSASGSESEASPQKRTRPDDEEPRAEPKQKSRRRCHRCQSKLELVQQELGSCRCGHVFCMLHRLPEQHDCLFDHLGRGRQEAVLKMVKLDRKVGRSCQRIGEECS